In Bacteroidales bacterium, the genomic window GTAAAATTTCTTCGTCGATAGCATCGATGATATCATATGTTGAATGCAATTTAAAATTATAAGTTGATTCGACCTTATCTCTAATACTGAATTTGTTACCATCCCACATTCTACTCGTATCTGTTAAGTACAATATCTCATCAAAATTCAAATCGAGATAAGGTTCGCAGATAATACCATAATTTTTGTAATTAAATTTTCTCCATAACCAACGATTATCATATTTAGAATAAACACTTCCATGCATACACATTGTTTTAACCGGATAGAATTGCCTAAAAGTTTCCAAATTATTTATAAACAACTTGAAAGCTTTTTCGTAATCTCCTTTTGTTTTAGATAAATCTTCGTAATGATACCCTAATTCATGTCCTAAATTTACAATTTTTTGCAGAATTTTAAGTTTAAAACTTTTGGGAGTAATTCGGAAATAATAAGAAGCCTTAATTCCCATTTATGCTTCTACTTTTGCCATTTTAAAGCTGTAATTGATATGTTATTAAATCTAAGTGTAAACAACTATTCTTTGTGACGAAATCTTGTAATGTAAAAAAGAATAATTTGGAAAAGTTAAACTTTGTATTAATTCTTTATAGATGTAAAAGAAAATCTCTCAAATCATTATAATAGTTTTTGATATAATTTATCATATTCTTTAGCAATTTTTTCCCATGAATGTTCTTGCTTTATTTTTTTAAATGCATTTTCTGCTTTTTGTTGCATTAATTTTGGATTTGATAATGCCCAGGTAATTTTTGCTGATAGATCATTTACATCCTTAACTTTAACAAAAAGAACTTCCTCATTTGTGAATACATATCTATTTTCTTGAATATCGCTACAAATAATAGGAGTTTTAACTGAGGCAGCTTCAAGTAACATATTTGACATTCCTTCATGAAATGATGGAAAAATAAAAAGTTTTGCATTCTTAACATAAGATAATAATATCATTTTATCTCTAATTAATTCTATGAATTTTACGTTCAGTGAAATAGCCAATTCTTTCATTTGTTTTTCATATTTAGAAGTTTGATTTAGATCCCCTACTATTATAACATTATCTCTATAATTCATTTTCTTAAGTGCTTTCAGAAAGATATGACATCCTTTTAATGGAATAATTCTTGCTGCTGAGAAGAGAATGTATTCATTATATACAATATTTTGAAATGATTCATTTTCATATACAAATACACCATTAGGAATGTAAAACACTTTTTTGCATGTTCTGGGATCATAATATTTTTTTACGACTTTTGAGACAGCAACTATAATATCTGCAGGAAATAAAGTTAATATCTTTTCTATTAAAAGAAAAAAAAATCGATCTATTTTATTCCATTTTTCAGATTCTAACAAAAGTTCAGGAGAGGTGTAACCTCTTGCAGAAATAATAACTTTATACTTAAATTTTAAGAATGGGGTAATAAAAGAAGCAGAAGTATGATAAATATGGACTAAATCGTAATTTCCTATAAATAAACAATGAAGAGTTGATTTAATATAGTAAAAAAGAGTGTTCCATTTTTTATTTAATATTTTCTTAAAAACAATCTGATTATATCCATTAAAATATCCTGAATTATTTGTATGAGATGAAACTGCATAAACTGTAAATGCATATTTATATTTCAATATGTTAATTATACTCTCACCAGCTCTAGCAGCTCCACCAAATGCAGGTAAACCTTTAAGTCCGATAACCGCTATTTTCTTTTTATTTTCCATAAAATTCCAGATACCATTCGATAAATTTTTTCATACCTTCTTTAATAGGTGTATTGGGTTTATAGTCCATATCAGT contains:
- a CDS encoding glycosyltransferase family 4 protein; its protein translation is MENKKKIAVIGLKGLPAFGGAARAGESIINILKYKYAFTVYAVSSHTNNSGYFNGYNQIVFKKILNKKWNTLFYYIKSTLHCLFIGNYDLVHIYHTSASFITPFLKFKYKVIISARGYTSPELLLESEKWNKIDRFFFLLIEKILTLFPADIIVAVSKVVKKYYDPRTCKKVFYIPNGVFVYENESFQNIVYNEYILFSAARIIPLKGCHIFLKALKKMNYRDNVIIVGDLNQTSKYEKQMKELAISLNVKFIELIRDKMILLSYVKNAKLFIFPSFHEGMSNMLLEAASVKTPIICSDIQENRYVFTNEEVLFVKVKDVNDLSAKITWALSNPKLMQQKAENAFKKIKQEHSWEKIAKEYDKLYQKLL